Proteins from a single region of Anomaloglossus baeobatrachus isolate aAnoBae1 unplaced genomic scaffold, aAnoBae1.hap1 Scaffold_5058, whole genome shotgun sequence:
- the LOC142282322 gene encoding uncharacterized protein LOC142282322, whose translation MVSIPEGSKLNHEHRNICTAYGSALQDRKNCTSGRNNSVISKDQRSHTAPITKEVSAGNETQQVSQDHDTRTDVPNAGANVPNAGANVPNAGANVPNAGANVPNAGANVPNTGADVNDTGANLHNIGHDLQNKDAELVCADSQPPQYTYLQPLEPQRENMHQWGVQQPALATELSSGYNTYDGSQEKESLDEIADSPSPSSSFSNNALMMK comes from the exons ATGGTCTCCATACCAGAAGGATCAAAGTTAAACCATGAACATAGGAATATCTGCACCGCTTATGGATCAGCTTTACAGGACCGA aaaaactgCACATCAGGTAGAAATAACTCCGTCATCTCTAAAGACCAAAGAAGCCATACAGCTCCTATCACGAAAG AAGTTTCTGCTGGAAATGAAACTCAACAAGTAAGTCAAGACCATGACACAAGGACCGATGTACCCAACGCAGGAGCCAATGTACCCAACGCAGGAGCCAATGTACCCAACGCAGGAGCCAATGTACCCAACGCAGGAGCCAATGTACCCAACGCAGGAGCCAATGTACCCAATACAGGAGCTGATGTAAATGACACAGGAGCCAATCTGCATAATATAGGACATGACCTACAAAATAAAGATGCTGAGCTTGTCTGTGCTGACAGCCAGCCTCCTCAGTACACATATCTCCAACCATTGGAACCACAGCGTGAAAATATGCATCAATGGGGTGTTCAGCAACCAGCACTCGCCACTGAATTATCCTCTGGCTATAACACCTATGATGGTTCACAAGAAAAAG AAAGCTTGGATGAGATCGCTGATTCCCCTTCTCCGAGCAGCAGTTTCAGTAACAATGCTCTAATGATGAAG